From Pseudoalteromonas sp. DL-6, one genomic window encodes:
- a CDS encoding hydrogen peroxide-inducible genes activator — protein sequence MTNLPSIKQLQYLLAVHQHQHFGRAASACFIGQSTLSTAIQNLEETLGCQLIERENRSLMFTTIGEEVVERSRKIINDTISLKELTKSFLTPLSGTLTVGVIPTIASFIAAPLYHFCQQTFVDLELVLIEDTSDKLLDKLEHGQIDLALLALPYETDKFHTQVLAQDHFSLVHHKDYMPAKGIEDFNLLPEASVFLLEREHCMTGHALSACHLNRSSCINPFEAASLHTLLSMVEYKLGVTFLPQMAINAGILENKDMLATPSQGDAYRDIGVLWRKTTGRIRDFKLFSQQLEVFLKKQCSVDFK from the coding sequence ATGACCAATCTCCCTAGTATTAAACAGCTGCAGTATTTATTAGCTGTGCATCAACATCAACATTTTGGCCGAGCAGCCAGTGCTTGTTTTATCGGTCAGTCTACGCTGAGTACCGCGATTCAAAACCTAGAAGAAACTTTAGGATGTCAGCTTATAGAGCGAGAAAATCGCAGCCTAATGTTTACCACCATTGGTGAAGAGGTGGTTGAGCGTTCAAGAAAAATAATCAACGATACAATTAGTTTAAAAGAGTTAACTAAAAGCTTTTTAACACCGCTTAGTGGTACATTAACGGTGGGTGTTATTCCTACTATAGCCAGCTTTATCGCAGCGCCTTTATATCATTTTTGTCAGCAAACATTTGTAGATTTAGAGTTGGTATTAATTGAAGACACCAGCGACAAGCTTCTCGACAAGTTAGAACATGGGCAAATTGATTTAGCATTATTAGCGCTGCCCTACGAAACCGATAAATTTCATACCCAAGTATTAGCACAAGATCACTTTAGCTTAGTGCATCATAAAGATTACATGCCAGCTAAAGGTATTGAAGACTTTAATTTACTACCAGAAGCCAGTGTATTCTTGCTTGAGCGAGAGCACTGTATGACAGGGCATGCGCTTAGTGCGTGTCATTTAAACCGCTCTAGTTGTATAAACCCCTTTGAGGCGGCTAGCCTTCATACCTTATTGAGTATGGTTGAGTATAAACTTGGCGTGACGTTTTTACCGCAAATGGCAATTAACGCGGGTATTTTAGAGAACAAAGATATGCTTGCTACACCATCGCAAGGTGATGCCTATCGTGATATTGGTGTATTGTGGCGCAAAACAACGGGGCGCATTCGTGACTTTAAATTGTTTAGCCAACAATT